In the genome of Bacteroidota bacterium, one region contains:
- the ung gene encoding uracil-DNA glycosylase yields MQPQIESSWQIKLNEEFNATYFYDLKQFLLEEKKQYAIYPPGNQIFTAFNLTPFDQVKVVIIGQDPYHGKGQAHGLCFSVARGIKKPPSLVNIFKEIRDDLGFEIPEHGNLESWATQGVLLLNATLTVRDGQAGSHQNKGWEIFTDAVIKKLSEDKENLIFLLWGNFAIAKKALIDIGKHHILTAPHPSPFSVYRGFFGCKHFSGANEILKNCGNKPINWQII; encoded by the coding sequence ATCCAACCTCAAATAGAAAGTAGCTGGCAAATTAAGTTAAATGAAGAATTTAACGCTACATATTTTTATGACCTGAAGCAGTTCTTACTTGAGGAAAAAAAGCAATATGCTATTTACCCACCCGGAAATCAAATATTCACCGCTTTCAATTTGACTCCGTTCGATCAAGTTAAAGTGGTAATTATAGGTCAGGATCCTTACCATGGAAAAGGACAGGCACATGGCTTGTGTTTTTCGGTGGCGAGAGGAATAAAGAAGCCACCATCTCTTGTTAATATTTTTAAAGAAATTCGTGATGATTTGGGATTTGAAATTCCGGAACATGGAAATCTTGAAAGTTGGGCCACCCAAGGTGTTTTATTATTGAATGCCACTCTGACCGTAAGGGATGGTCAGGCAGGATCGCATCAAAATAAGGGCTGGGAAATATTCACAGATGCTGTGATCAAGAAACTTTCGGAAGATAAAGAAAACCTGATTTTTTTGCTTTGGGGAAATTTTGCCATTGCAAAAAAAGCACTGATCGATATTGGCAAACACCATATTTTAACTGCCCCGCATCCTTCACCATTTTCTGTCTATCGCGGGTTTTTCGGATGTAAACACTTTTCA